A single region of the Xenopus laevis strain J_2021 chromosome 4L, Xenopus_laevis_v10.1, whole genome shotgun sequence genome encodes:
- the frzb2.L gene encoding frizzled related protein 2 L homeolog precursor encodes MAPQLCQSLGKPLIVLLCFLACGSQSMYLDFFGSSSRCMRIPKSMALCYDIGYSEMRIPNLLEHETMAEAIQQSSSWLPLLARECHPDARIFLCSLFAPICFDRYIFPCRSLCEAVRSSCAPIMACYGYPWPEILKCDKFPEDHGMCISTITNDTGSTRRTVPRASCRDCELEEGSTSKEILDTFCHNDFVAKVRITKKNITSANLYDFDLDSKLEILKHGSLPKTDVLPRLQQWLDLDATCVQNIMRGTRTGVYVICAEVQEGKVVVNNAYAWQKKNKNLHFAVRKWKNHKCRP; translated from the exons ATGGCCCCTCAGCTGTGTCAGAGCCTGGGAAAGCCACTGATTGTTTTGCTGTGCTTCTTGGCGTGTGGCTCGCAATCTATGTATCTGGACTTCTTTGGCAGCTCCTCAAGATGCATGCGAATCCCAAAGAGTATGGCTCTCTGCTATGACATTGGATATTCGGAGATGAGGATCCCCAACTTGCTGGAACATGAGACGATGGCCGAGGCAATCCAACAATCCTCAAGCTGGTTACCTCTTTTGGCAAGAGAGTGCCATCCTGATGCAAGAATATTCCTCTGCTCACTCTTTGCACCTATTTGCTTTGATCG GTATATCTTCCCATGTCGCAGTCTGTGTGAGGCTGTAAGGAGCAGCTGTGCCCCTATCATGGCCTGTTATGGGTACCCTTGGCCTGAGATCCTCAAATGCGATAAGTTTCCTGAAGACCACGGCATGTGTATCTCAACTATCACAAATGATACTGGCTCTACCCGTAGAA CAGTGCCCCGAGCCAGCTGTAGAGACTGTGAACTTGAAGAAGGCAGCACTTCCAAGGAGATACTGGATACATTCTGCCATAATGATTTTG TTGCCAAGGTCCGTATCACCAAAAAGAACATCACTTCCGCTAACCTTTACGACTTTGATTTGGATTCCAAACTTGAGATCCTGAAACACGGCTCGTTGCCCAAAACAGACGTCCTTCCTAGGCTTCAGCAGTGGCTGGATCTGGATGCTACCTGTGTGCAGAATATCATGCGTGGGACCCGCACAGGCGTCTATGTGATTTGTGCAGAAGTGCAAGAGGGGAAGGTAGTGGTGAACAATGCCTACGCATGgcagaaaaagaacaaaaacctGCATTTCGCTGTACGGAAATGGAAGAATCACAAGTGTCGACCATAG
- the frzb2.L gene encoding frizzled related protein 2 L homeolog isoform X1: MAPQLCQSLGKPLIVLLCFLACGSQSMYLDFFGSSSRCMRIPKSMALCYDIGYSEMRIPNLLEHETMAEAIQQSSSWLPLLARECHPDARIFLCSLFAPICFDRYIFPCRSLCEAVRSSCAPIMACYGYPWPEILKCDKFPEDHGMCISTITNDTGSTRRMPRASCRDCELEEGSTSKEILDTFCHNDFVAKVRITKKNITSANLYDFDLDSKLEILKHGSLPKTDVLPRLQQWLDLDATCVQNIMRGTRTGVYVICAEVQEGKVVVNNAYAWQKKNKNLHFAVRKWKNHKCRP, translated from the exons ATGGCCCCTCAGCTGTGTCAGAGCCTGGGAAAGCCACTGATTGTTTTGCTGTGCTTCTTGGCGTGTGGCTCGCAATCTATGTATCTGGACTTCTTTGGCAGCTCCTCAAGATGCATGCGAATCCCAAAGAGTATGGCTCTCTGCTATGACATTGGATATTCGGAGATGAGGATCCCCAACTTGCTGGAACATGAGACGATGGCCGAGGCAATCCAACAATCCTCAAGCTGGTTACCTCTTTTGGCAAGAGAGTGCCATCCTGATGCAAGAATATTCCTCTGCTCACTCTTTGCACCTATTTGCTTTGATCG GTATATCTTCCCATGTCGCAGTCTGTGTGAGGCTGTAAGGAGCAGCTGTGCCCCTATCATGGCCTGTTATGGGTACCCTTGGCCTGAGATCCTCAAATGCGATAAGTTTCCTGAAGACCACGGCATGTGTATCTCAACTATCACAAATGATACTGGCTCTACCCGTAGAA TGCCCCGAGCCAGCTGTAGAGACTGTGAACTTGAAGAAGGCAGCACTTCCAAGGAGATACTGGATACATTCTGCCATAATGATTTTG TTGCCAAGGTCCGTATCACCAAAAAGAACATCACTTCCGCTAACCTTTACGACTTTGATTTGGATTCCAAACTTGAGATCCTGAAACACGGCTCGTTGCCCAAAACAGACGTCCTTCCTAGGCTTCAGCAGTGGCTGGATCTGGATGCTACCTGTGTGCAGAATATCATGCGTGGGACCCGCACAGGCGTCTATGTGATTTGTGCAGAAGTGCAAGAGGGGAAGGTAGTGGTGAACAATGCCTACGCATGgcagaaaaagaacaaaaacctGCATTTCGCTGTACGGAAATGGAAGAATCACAAGTGTCGACCATAG